The following are from one region of the Brienomyrus brachyistius isolate T26 chromosome 4, BBRACH_0.4, whole genome shotgun sequence genome:
- the mettl17 gene encoding methyltransferase-like protein 17, mitochondrial isoform X12 — translation MAALWNLGNSISQQSVLVTASIQYLSMIPLRTTYKQGYSTVANVQALAGFLKGAPHRKHPGVTALKTVHLPEELQKGALSIVHGAALRDLTEQARRLSNFLWSRKRPVDEEKLRERALAMEKALWEQEMESRADTDSHLAEMHIRKKVLSALKKTTYHWTPLRYDDELCVVYLAARLAAGYAAVRRALNEIKKRDPTFSPFSLLDFGSGLGTVVWAARTTWGDSLKESVCVDSSKAMNTLAERLLRGGSDKEDPLIKQVYFRQFLPVSPKVQFDLVTSAFGLSELPSKQERTETVLTLWRKTHSYLVLVENGTKEGHQILMEARDTVLKVGDTRTLTDAHTQRRDTVLKVGDTHTLTDAHTQRRDTVLKVGDTRTLTDKHTQRRDTVLKVGDTRTLTDKHTQRRDTVLKVGDTHTLTDKHTEKGHGTEGGRESDGPQASFGVRPVCTPVTLPQAGTTTPSAL, via the exons ATGGCAGCACTTTGGAATCTTGGCAACAGCATCAGTCAACAGTCAGTTTTGGTTACAGCGTCAATCCAATATCTATCTATGATTCCTTTGAGGACGACATACAAA CAGGGCTACAGCACCGTGGCTAATGTACAAGCACTGGCCGGCTTCTTGAAGGGCGCCCCTCACAGAAAGCACCCGGGCGTGACAGCCCTGAAGACAGTGCACCTTCCGGAGGAGCTACAGAAGGGGGCGCTGTCCATCGTACATG GggcagcactgagggatcttACCGAGCAGGCACGCAGACTCAGCAACTTCCTGTGGAGCCGGAAGAGGCCCGTGGATGAAGAGAAGCTTAGGGAAAGGGCCCTCGCTATGGAGAAAGCCCTCTGGGAGCAGGAGATGGAAAGCAGAGCAG acacagacagtcaTCTGGCAGAAATGCACATTCGGAAGAAGGTATTATCAGCTCTGAAAAAAACAACGTACCACTGGACTCCACTGAG GTATGATGATGAACTGTGTGTGGTGTACCTGGCCGCTCGCTTGGCAGCAGGCTATGCGGCAGTGAGGAGAGCATTGAATGAG ATAAAGAAGCGAGACCCCACATTCTCCCCTTTTTCTCTTCTGGACTTCGGTTCTGGTCTCGGAACCGTGGTTTG GGCGGCACGTACGACTTGGGGCGACTCTCTGAAAGAGAGCGTGTGTGTGGACAGTTCCAAGGCCATGAACACACTGGCTGAGCGACTACTCCGAg GTGGTAGTGACAAGGAGGACCCATTGATCAAACAGGTCTACTTTCGACAGTTCCTTCCAGTCTCCCCCAAG GTGCAGTTTGACCTGGTGACCAGCGCGTTTGGTCTGTCGGAGCTTCCCTCCAAGCAGGAGAGAACAGAGACGGTTCTGACGCTATGGAGGAAGACTCATTCCTATTTG GTCCTGGTGGAAAACGGGACTAAGGAAGGTCATCAGATCCTGATGGAGGCCAGAGACACGGTACTGAAGGTGGGTGACACACGCACgctcacagacgcacacacacagagaagggACACGGTACTGAAGGTTggtgacacacacacgctcacagacgcacacacacagagaagggACACGGTACTGAAGGTTGGTGACACACGCACgctcacagacaaacacacacagagaaggGACACGGTACTGAAG GTGGGTGACACACGCACgctcacagacaaacacacacagagaaggGACACGGTACTGAAGGTGggtgacacacacacgctcacagacaaacacacagagaaGGGACACGGTACTGAAG GGGGAAGAGAAAGCGACGGACCGCAGGCGTCCTTTGGTGTTCGCCCCG TGTGCACACCAGTTACCCTGCCCCAAGCTGGCACAACAACCCCAAGTGCCCTGTAA
- the mettl17 gene encoding methyltransferase-like protein 17, mitochondrial isoform X17, with protein sequence MAALWNLGNSISQQSVLVTASIQYLSMIPLRTTYKQGYSTVANVQALAGFLKGAPHRKHPGVTALKTVHLPEELQKGALSIVHGAALRDLTEQARRLSNFLWSRKRPVDEEKLRERALAMEKALWEQEMESRADTDSHLAEMHIRKKVLSALKKTTYHWTPLRYDDELCVVYLAARLAAGYAAVRRALNEIKKRDPTFSPFSLLDFGSGLGTVVWAARTTWGDSLKESVCVDSSKAMNTLAERLLRGGSDKEDPLIKQVYFRQFLPVSPKVQFDLVTSAFGLSELPSKQERTETVLTLWRKTHSYLVLVENGTKEGHQILMEARDTVLKVGDTRTLTDAHTQRRDTVLKVGDTRTLTDKHTQRRDTVLKVGDTHTLTDKHTEKGHGTEGGRESDGPQASFGVRPVCTPVTLPQAGTTTPSAL encoded by the exons ATGGCAGCACTTTGGAATCTTGGCAACAGCATCAGTCAACAGTCAGTTTTGGTTACAGCGTCAATCCAATATCTATCTATGATTCCTTTGAGGACGACATACAAA CAGGGCTACAGCACCGTGGCTAATGTACAAGCACTGGCCGGCTTCTTGAAGGGCGCCCCTCACAGAAAGCACCCGGGCGTGACAGCCCTGAAGACAGTGCACCTTCCGGAGGAGCTACAGAAGGGGGCGCTGTCCATCGTACATG GggcagcactgagggatcttACCGAGCAGGCACGCAGACTCAGCAACTTCCTGTGGAGCCGGAAGAGGCCCGTGGATGAAGAGAAGCTTAGGGAAAGGGCCCTCGCTATGGAGAAAGCCCTCTGGGAGCAGGAGATGGAAAGCAGAGCAG acacagacagtcaTCTGGCAGAAATGCACATTCGGAAGAAGGTATTATCAGCTCTGAAAAAAACAACGTACCACTGGACTCCACTGAG GTATGATGATGAACTGTGTGTGGTGTACCTGGCCGCTCGCTTGGCAGCAGGCTATGCGGCAGTGAGGAGAGCATTGAATGAG ATAAAGAAGCGAGACCCCACATTCTCCCCTTTTTCTCTTCTGGACTTCGGTTCTGGTCTCGGAACCGTGGTTTG GGCGGCACGTACGACTTGGGGCGACTCTCTGAAAGAGAGCGTGTGTGTGGACAGTTCCAAGGCCATGAACACACTGGCTGAGCGACTACTCCGAg GTGGTAGTGACAAGGAGGACCCATTGATCAAACAGGTCTACTTTCGACAGTTCCTTCCAGTCTCCCCCAAG GTGCAGTTTGACCTGGTGACCAGCGCGTTTGGTCTGTCGGAGCTTCCCTCCAAGCAGGAGAGAACAGAGACGGTTCTGACGCTATGGAGGAAGACTCATTCCTATTTG GTCCTGGTGGAAAACGGGACTAAGGAAGGTCATCAGATCCTGATGGAGGCCAGAGACACGGTACTGAAGGTGGGTGACACACGCACgctcacagacgcacacacacagagaagggACACGGTACTGAAG GTGGGTGACACACGCACgctcacagacaaacacacacagagaaggGACACGGTACTGAAGGTGggtgacacacacacgctcacagacaaacacacagagaaGGGACACGGTACTGAAG GGGGAAGAGAAAGCGACGGACCGCAGGCGTCCTTTGGTGTTCGCCCCG TGTGCACACCAGTTACCCTGCCCCAAGCTGGCACAACAACCCCAAGTGCCCTGTAA
- the mettl17 gene encoding methyltransferase-like protein 17, mitochondrial isoform X4, whose translation MAALWNLGNSISQQSVLVTASIQYLSMIPLRTTYKQGYSTVANVQALAGFLKGAPHRKHPGVTALKTVHLPEELQKGALSIVHGAALRDLTEQARRLSNFLWSRKRPVDEEKLRERALAMEKALWEQEMESRADTDSHLAEMHIRKKVLSALKKTTYHWTPLRYDDELCVVYLAARLAAGYAAVRRALNEIKKRDPTFSPFSLLDFGSGLGTVVWAARTTWGDSLKESVCVDSSKAMNTLAERLLRGGSDKEDPLIKQVYFRQFLPVSPKVQFDLVTSAFGLSELPSKQERTETVLTLWRKTHSYLVLVENGTKEGHQILMEARDTVLKVGDTRTLTDAHTQRRDTVLKVGDTHTLTDAHTQRRDTVLKVGDTRTLTDKHTQRRDTVLKVGDTRTLTDKHTQRRDTVLKGEEKATDRRRPLVFAPCAHQLPCPKLAQQPQVPCNYPQPFCPLPLPENREHEVERFSYLVMTRQEPEVENAGPEWARLTGPVLRRPRHVHCQLCCADGELRRVVVTPSRHGRDVYRCARNSDYGDRLPIMKPEVETIAE comes from the exons ATGGCAGCACTTTGGAATCTTGGCAACAGCATCAGTCAACAGTCAGTTTTGGTTACAGCGTCAATCCAATATCTATCTATGATTCCTTTGAGGACGACATACAAA CAGGGCTACAGCACCGTGGCTAATGTACAAGCACTGGCCGGCTTCTTGAAGGGCGCCCCTCACAGAAAGCACCCGGGCGTGACAGCCCTGAAGACAGTGCACCTTCCGGAGGAGCTACAGAAGGGGGCGCTGTCCATCGTACATG GggcagcactgagggatcttACCGAGCAGGCACGCAGACTCAGCAACTTCCTGTGGAGCCGGAAGAGGCCCGTGGATGAAGAGAAGCTTAGGGAAAGGGCCCTCGCTATGGAGAAAGCCCTCTGGGAGCAGGAGATGGAAAGCAGAGCAG acacagacagtcaTCTGGCAGAAATGCACATTCGGAAGAAGGTATTATCAGCTCTGAAAAAAACAACGTACCACTGGACTCCACTGAG GTATGATGATGAACTGTGTGTGGTGTACCTGGCCGCTCGCTTGGCAGCAGGCTATGCGGCAGTGAGGAGAGCATTGAATGAG ATAAAGAAGCGAGACCCCACATTCTCCCCTTTTTCTCTTCTGGACTTCGGTTCTGGTCTCGGAACCGTGGTTTG GGCGGCACGTACGACTTGGGGCGACTCTCTGAAAGAGAGCGTGTGTGTGGACAGTTCCAAGGCCATGAACACACTGGCTGAGCGACTACTCCGAg GTGGTAGTGACAAGGAGGACCCATTGATCAAACAGGTCTACTTTCGACAGTTCCTTCCAGTCTCCCCCAAG GTGCAGTTTGACCTGGTGACCAGCGCGTTTGGTCTGTCGGAGCTTCCCTCCAAGCAGGAGAGAACAGAGACGGTTCTGACGCTATGGAGGAAGACTCATTCCTATTTG GTCCTGGTGGAAAACGGGACTAAGGAAGGTCATCAGATCCTGATGGAGGCCAGAGACACGGTACTGAAGGTGGGTGACACACGCACgctcacagacgcacacacacagagaagggACACGGTACTGAAGGTTggtgacacacacacgctcacagacgcacacacacagagaagggACACGGTACTGAAGGTTGGTGACACACGCACgctcacagacaaacacacacagagaaggGACACGGTACTGAAG GTGGGTGACACACGCACgctcacagacaaacacacacagagaaggGACACGGTACTGAAG GGGGAAGAGAAAGCGACGGACCGCAGGCGTCCTTTGGTGTTCGCCCCG TGTGCACACCAGTTACCCTGCCCCAAGCTGGCACAACAACCCCAAGTGCCCTGTAATTACCCCCAGCCCTTCTGCCCTCTGCCACTTCCGGAG AACCGTGAACACGAGGTGGAGCGGTTCAGTTACCTGGTCATGACCCGGCAGGAGCCGGAAGTTGAGAATGCAGGGCCGGAGTGGGCCCGGCTGACGGGGCCGGTGTTGCGGAGGCCCCGTCACGTCCACTGCCAGCTCTGCTGTGCCGACGGAGAGCTGAGGAGGGTCGTCGTCACCCCCAGCCGGCACGGCAG AGACGTGTACCGCTGCGCCCGGAACAGCGACTATGGAGATCGGCTGCCGATCATGAAGCCAGAAGTGGAAACCATCGCGGAATGA
- the mettl17 gene encoding methyltransferase-like protein 17, mitochondrial isoform X19, translating into MAALWNLGNSISQQSVLVTASIQYLSMIPLRTTYKQGYSTVANVQALAGFLKGAPHRKHPGVTALKTVHLPEELQKGALSIVHGAALRDLTEQARRLSNFLWSRKRPVDEEKLRERALAMEKALWEQEMESRADTDSHLAEMHIRKKVLSALKKTTYHWTPLRYDDELCVVYLAARLAAGYAAVRRALNEIKKRDPTFSPFSLLDFGSGLGTVVWAARTTWGDSLKESVCVDSSKAMNTLAERLLRGGSDKEDPLIKQVYFRQFLPVSPKVQFDLVTSAFGLSELPSKQERTETVLTLWRKTHSYLVLVENGTKEGHQILMEARDTVLKVGDTRTLTDAHTQRRDTVLKVGDTRTLTDAHTEKGHGTEGGRESDGPQASFGVRPVCTPVTLPQAGTTTPSAL; encoded by the exons ATGGCAGCACTTTGGAATCTTGGCAACAGCATCAGTCAACAGTCAGTTTTGGTTACAGCGTCAATCCAATATCTATCTATGATTCCTTTGAGGACGACATACAAA CAGGGCTACAGCACCGTGGCTAATGTACAAGCACTGGCCGGCTTCTTGAAGGGCGCCCCTCACAGAAAGCACCCGGGCGTGACAGCCCTGAAGACAGTGCACCTTCCGGAGGAGCTACAGAAGGGGGCGCTGTCCATCGTACATG GggcagcactgagggatcttACCGAGCAGGCACGCAGACTCAGCAACTTCCTGTGGAGCCGGAAGAGGCCCGTGGATGAAGAGAAGCTTAGGGAAAGGGCCCTCGCTATGGAGAAAGCCCTCTGGGAGCAGGAGATGGAAAGCAGAGCAG acacagacagtcaTCTGGCAGAAATGCACATTCGGAAGAAGGTATTATCAGCTCTGAAAAAAACAACGTACCACTGGACTCCACTGAG GTATGATGATGAACTGTGTGTGGTGTACCTGGCCGCTCGCTTGGCAGCAGGCTATGCGGCAGTGAGGAGAGCATTGAATGAG ATAAAGAAGCGAGACCCCACATTCTCCCCTTTTTCTCTTCTGGACTTCGGTTCTGGTCTCGGAACCGTGGTTTG GGCGGCACGTACGACTTGGGGCGACTCTCTGAAAGAGAGCGTGTGTGTGGACAGTTCCAAGGCCATGAACACACTGGCTGAGCGACTACTCCGAg GTGGTAGTGACAAGGAGGACCCATTGATCAAACAGGTCTACTTTCGACAGTTCCTTCCAGTCTCCCCCAAG GTGCAGTTTGACCTGGTGACCAGCGCGTTTGGTCTGTCGGAGCTTCCCTCCAAGCAGGAGAGAACAGAGACGGTTCTGACGCTATGGAGGAAGACTCATTCCTATTTG GTCCTGGTGGAAAACGGGACTAAGGAAGGTCATCAGATCCTGATGGAGGCCAGAGACACGGTACTGAAGGTGGGTGACACACGCACgctcacagacgcacacacacagagaagggACACGGTACTGAAG GTTGGTGACACACGCACgctcacagacgcacacacagagaAGGGACACGGTACTGAAG GGGGAAGAGAAAGCGACGGACCGCAGGCGTCCTTTGGTGTTCGCCCCG TGTGCACACCAGTTACCCTGCCCCAAGCTGGCACAACAACCCCAAGTGCCCTGTAA
- the mettl17 gene encoding methyltransferase-like protein 17, mitochondrial isoform X20 — translation MAALWNLGNSISQQSVLVTASIQYLSMIPLRTTYKQGYSTVANVQALAGFLKGAPHRKHPGVTALKTVHLPEELQKGALSIVHGAALRDLTEQARRLSNFLWSRKRPVDEEKLRERALAMEKALWEQEMESRADTDSHLAEMHIRKKVLSALKKTTYHWTPLRYDDELCVVYLAARLAAGYAAVRRALNEIKKRDPTFSPFSLLDFGSGLGTVVWAARTTWGDSLKESVCVDSSKAMNTLAERLLRGGSDKEDPLIKQVYFRQFLPVSPKVQFDLVTSAFGLSELPSKQERTETVLTLWRKTHSYLVLVENGTKEGHQILMEARDTVLKVGDTRTLTDAHTQRRDTVLKVGDTHTLTDKHTEKGHGTEGGRESDGPQASFGVRPVCTPVTLPQAGTTTPSAL, via the exons ATGGCAGCACTTTGGAATCTTGGCAACAGCATCAGTCAACAGTCAGTTTTGGTTACAGCGTCAATCCAATATCTATCTATGATTCCTTTGAGGACGACATACAAA CAGGGCTACAGCACCGTGGCTAATGTACAAGCACTGGCCGGCTTCTTGAAGGGCGCCCCTCACAGAAAGCACCCGGGCGTGACAGCCCTGAAGACAGTGCACCTTCCGGAGGAGCTACAGAAGGGGGCGCTGTCCATCGTACATG GggcagcactgagggatcttACCGAGCAGGCACGCAGACTCAGCAACTTCCTGTGGAGCCGGAAGAGGCCCGTGGATGAAGAGAAGCTTAGGGAAAGGGCCCTCGCTATGGAGAAAGCCCTCTGGGAGCAGGAGATGGAAAGCAGAGCAG acacagacagtcaTCTGGCAGAAATGCACATTCGGAAGAAGGTATTATCAGCTCTGAAAAAAACAACGTACCACTGGACTCCACTGAG GTATGATGATGAACTGTGTGTGGTGTACCTGGCCGCTCGCTTGGCAGCAGGCTATGCGGCAGTGAGGAGAGCATTGAATGAG ATAAAGAAGCGAGACCCCACATTCTCCCCTTTTTCTCTTCTGGACTTCGGTTCTGGTCTCGGAACCGTGGTTTG GGCGGCACGTACGACTTGGGGCGACTCTCTGAAAGAGAGCGTGTGTGTGGACAGTTCCAAGGCCATGAACACACTGGCTGAGCGACTACTCCGAg GTGGTAGTGACAAGGAGGACCCATTGATCAAACAGGTCTACTTTCGACAGTTCCTTCCAGTCTCCCCCAAG GTGCAGTTTGACCTGGTGACCAGCGCGTTTGGTCTGTCGGAGCTTCCCTCCAAGCAGGAGAGAACAGAGACGGTTCTGACGCTATGGAGGAAGACTCATTCCTATTTG GTCCTGGTGGAAAACGGGACTAAGGAAGGTCATCAGATCCTGATGGAGGCCAGAGACACGGTACTGAAGGTGGGTGACACACGCACgctcacagacgcacacacacagagaagggACACGGTACTGAAG GTGggtgacacacacacgctcacagacaaacacacagagaaGGGACACGGTACTGAAG GGGGAAGAGAAAGCGACGGACCGCAGGCGTCCTTTGGTGTTCGCCCCG TGTGCACACCAGTTACCCTGCCCCAAGCTGGCACAACAACCCCAAGTGCCCTGTAA
- the mettl17 gene encoding methyltransferase-like protein 17, mitochondrial isoform X5, giving the protein MAALWNLGNSISQQSVLVTASIQYLSMIPLRTTYKQGYSTVANVQALAGFLKGAPHRKHPGVTALKTVHLPEELQKGALSIVHGAALRDLTEQARRLSNFLWSRKRPVDEEKLRERALAMEKALWEQEMESRADTDSHLAEMHIRKKVLSALKKTTYHWTPLRYDDELCVVYLAARLAAGYAAVRRALNEIKKRDPTFSPFSLLDFGSGLGTVVWAARTTWGDSLKESVCVDSSKAMNTLAERLLRGGSDKEDPLIKQVYFRQFLPVSPKVQFDLVTSAFGLSELPSKQERTETVLTLWRKTHSYLVLVENGTKEGHQILMEARDTVLKVGDTRTLTDAHTQRRDTVLKVGDTHTLTDAHTQRRDTVLKVGDTRTLTDKHTQRRDTVLKGEEKATDRRRPLVFAPCAHQLPCPKLAQQPQVPCNYPQPFCPLPLPENREHEVERFSYLVMTRQEPEVENAGPEWARLTGPVLRRPRHVHCQLCCADGELRRVVVTPSRHGRDVYRCARNSDYGDRLPIMKPEVETIAE; this is encoded by the exons ATGGCAGCACTTTGGAATCTTGGCAACAGCATCAGTCAACAGTCAGTTTTGGTTACAGCGTCAATCCAATATCTATCTATGATTCCTTTGAGGACGACATACAAA CAGGGCTACAGCACCGTGGCTAATGTACAAGCACTGGCCGGCTTCTTGAAGGGCGCCCCTCACAGAAAGCACCCGGGCGTGACAGCCCTGAAGACAGTGCACCTTCCGGAGGAGCTACAGAAGGGGGCGCTGTCCATCGTACATG GggcagcactgagggatcttACCGAGCAGGCACGCAGACTCAGCAACTTCCTGTGGAGCCGGAAGAGGCCCGTGGATGAAGAGAAGCTTAGGGAAAGGGCCCTCGCTATGGAGAAAGCCCTCTGGGAGCAGGAGATGGAAAGCAGAGCAG acacagacagtcaTCTGGCAGAAATGCACATTCGGAAGAAGGTATTATCAGCTCTGAAAAAAACAACGTACCACTGGACTCCACTGAG GTATGATGATGAACTGTGTGTGGTGTACCTGGCCGCTCGCTTGGCAGCAGGCTATGCGGCAGTGAGGAGAGCATTGAATGAG ATAAAGAAGCGAGACCCCACATTCTCCCCTTTTTCTCTTCTGGACTTCGGTTCTGGTCTCGGAACCGTGGTTTG GGCGGCACGTACGACTTGGGGCGACTCTCTGAAAGAGAGCGTGTGTGTGGACAGTTCCAAGGCCATGAACACACTGGCTGAGCGACTACTCCGAg GTGGTAGTGACAAGGAGGACCCATTGATCAAACAGGTCTACTTTCGACAGTTCCTTCCAGTCTCCCCCAAG GTGCAGTTTGACCTGGTGACCAGCGCGTTTGGTCTGTCGGAGCTTCCCTCCAAGCAGGAGAGAACAGAGACGGTTCTGACGCTATGGAGGAAGACTCATTCCTATTTG GTCCTGGTGGAAAACGGGACTAAGGAAGGTCATCAGATCCTGATGGAGGCCAGAGACACGGTACTGAAGGTGGGTGACACACGCACgctcacagacgcacacacacagagaagggACACGGTACTGAAGGTTggtgacacacacacgctcacagacgcacacacacagagaagggACACGGTACTGAAGGTTGGTGACACACGCACgctcacagacaaacacacacagagaaggGACACGGTACTGAAG GGGGAAGAGAAAGCGACGGACCGCAGGCGTCCTTTGGTGTTCGCCCCG TGTGCACACCAGTTACCCTGCCCCAAGCTGGCACAACAACCCCAAGTGCCCTGTAATTACCCCCAGCCCTTCTGCCCTCTGCCACTTCCGGAG AACCGTGAACACGAGGTGGAGCGGTTCAGTTACCTGGTCATGACCCGGCAGGAGCCGGAAGTTGAGAATGCAGGGCCGGAGTGGGCCCGGCTGACGGGGCCGGTGTTGCGGAGGCCCCGTCACGTCCACTGCCAGCTCTGCTGTGCCGACGGAGAGCTGAGGAGGGTCGTCGTCACCCCCAGCCGGCACGGCAG AGACGTGTACCGCTGCGCCCGGAACAGCGACTATGGAGATCGGCTGCCGATCATGAAGCCAGAAGTGGAAACCATCGCGGAATGA
- the mettl17 gene encoding methyltransferase-like protein 17, mitochondrial isoform X1 has product MAALWNLGNSISQQSVLVTASIQYLSMIPLRTTYKGYSTVANVQALAGFLKGAPHRKHPGVTALKTVHLPEELQKGALSIVHGAALRDLTEQARRLSNFLWSRKRPVDEEKLRERALAMEKALWEQEMESRADTDSHLAEMHIRKKVLSALKKTTYHWTPLRYDDELCVVYLAARLAAGYAAVRRALNEIKKRDPTFSPFSLLDFGSGLGTVVWAARTTWGDSLKESVCVDSSKAMNTLAERLLRGGSDKEDPLIKQVYFRQFLPVSPKVQFDLVTSAFGLSELPSKQERTETVLTLWRKTHSYLVLVENGTKEGHQILMEARDTVLKVGDTRTLTDAHTQRRDTVLKVGDTHTLTDAHTQRRDTVLKVGDTRTLTDKHTQRRDTVLKVGDTRTLTDKHTQRRDTVLKVGDTRTLTDAHTQRRDTVLKVGDTRTLTDKHTQRRDTVLKVGDTRTLTNKHTQRRDTVLKVGDIRTLTDKHAQQGEEKATDRRRPLVFAPCAHQLPCPKLAQQPQVPCNYPQPFCPLPLPENREHEVERFSYLVMTRQEPEVENAGPEWARLTGPVLRRPRHVHCQLCCADGELRRVVVTPSRHGRDVYRCARNSDYGDRLPIMKPEVETIAE; this is encoded by the exons ATGGCAGCACTTTGGAATCTTGGCAACAGCATCAGTCAACAGTCAGTTTTGGTTACAGCGTCAATCCAATATCTATCTATGATTCCTTTGAGGACGACATACAAA GGCTACAGCACCGTGGCTAATGTACAAGCACTGGCCGGCTTCTTGAAGGGCGCCCCTCACAGAAAGCACCCGGGCGTGACAGCCCTGAAGACAGTGCACCTTCCGGAGGAGCTACAGAAGGGGGCGCTGTCCATCGTACATG GggcagcactgagggatcttACCGAGCAGGCACGCAGACTCAGCAACTTCCTGTGGAGCCGGAAGAGGCCCGTGGATGAAGAGAAGCTTAGGGAAAGGGCCCTCGCTATGGAGAAAGCCCTCTGGGAGCAGGAGATGGAAAGCAGAGCAG acacagacagtcaTCTGGCAGAAATGCACATTCGGAAGAAGGTATTATCAGCTCTGAAAAAAACAACGTACCACTGGACTCCACTGAG GTATGATGATGAACTGTGTGTGGTGTACCTGGCCGCTCGCTTGGCAGCAGGCTATGCGGCAGTGAGGAGAGCATTGAATGAG ATAAAGAAGCGAGACCCCACATTCTCCCCTTTTTCTCTTCTGGACTTCGGTTCTGGTCTCGGAACCGTGGTTTG GGCGGCACGTACGACTTGGGGCGACTCTCTGAAAGAGAGCGTGTGTGTGGACAGTTCCAAGGCCATGAACACACTGGCTGAGCGACTACTCCGAg GTGGTAGTGACAAGGAGGACCCATTGATCAAACAGGTCTACTTTCGACAGTTCCTTCCAGTCTCCCCCAAG GTGCAGTTTGACCTGGTGACCAGCGCGTTTGGTCTGTCGGAGCTTCCCTCCAAGCAGGAGAGAACAGAGACGGTTCTGACGCTATGGAGGAAGACTCATTCCTATTTG GTCCTGGTGGAAAACGGGACTAAGGAAGGTCATCAGATCCTGATGGAGGCCAGAGACACGGTACTGAAGGTGGGTGACACACGCACgctcacagacgcacacacacagagaagggACACGGTACTGAAGGTTggtgacacacacacgctcacagacgcacacacacagagaagggACACGGTACTGAAGGTTGGTGACACACGCACgctcacagacaaacacacacagagaaggGACACGGTACTGAAG GTGGGTGACACACGCACgctcacagacaaacacacacagagaaggGACACGGTACTGAAGGTGGGTGACACACGCACGctgacagacgcacacacacagagaagggACACGGTACTGAAG GTGGGTGACACACGCACgctcacagacaaacacacacagagaaggGACACGGTACTGAAG GTTGGTGACACACGCACgctcacaaacaaacacacacagagaaggGACACGGTACTGAAGGTGGGTGACATACGCACGCTCACAGACAAACACGCACAGCAG GGGGAAGAGAAAGCGACGGACCGCAGGCGTCCTTTGGTGTTCGCCCCG TGTGCACACCAGTTACCCTGCCCCAAGCTGGCACAACAACCCCAAGTGCCCTGTAATTACCCCCAGCCCTTCTGCCCTCTGCCACTTCCGGAG AACCGTGAACACGAGGTGGAGCGGTTCAGTTACCTGGTCATGACCCGGCAGGAGCCGGAAGTTGAGAATGCAGGGCCGGAGTGGGCCCGGCTGACGGGGCCGGTGTTGCGGAGGCCCCGTCACGTCCACTGCCAGCTCTGCTGTGCCGACGGAGAGCTGAGGAGGGTCGTCGTCACCCCCAGCCGGCACGGCAG AGACGTGTACCGCTGCGCCCGGAACAGCGACTATGGAGATCGGCTGCCGATCATGAAGCCAGAAGTGGAAACCATCGCGGAATGA